The segment CATAGGTGGAAAATTTATTAAAGTTTCCGTGAATATCTTCACATATATAAACGCCTCCGGGACGAATATGCTGCAGCATTTGCTCTAAAGTTACCTGCTGTTGTTCCGGTGTGTGTCCACCATCATCAATAAGTACATCAACTCCTTCAACCTTTGTCTTGAAATCATCCCAAAAAGGCTTGCTTTCCTGATCTCCAATAAATACGGATACATAATCATTTTCGTATTGTCTGCATGCCTCTTCAATATCAATTCCATATATATGGCATTTGTCTCCAAAATAAGAGCGCCACATTTCAAGACTTCCGCCGCTATAAATACCGATTTCTAAAACATCAACTTTTTTTCCGATAAACTTTGCAAAATGCTTATGGTAAACATCAAAATAATGCTCCCATTTCCATATACCGTGTCCTTCTTTGTGATTCTGAAAATAATCCCATAACGGATTTTCATGGGCTGTTTTTATCACATCATTTTCAGGTATAACATCTTTATAGGATTTAGAATATTCATAAGCGCTGCAGGTCGTTGGAACGTTTCTGAATATTTGTCTGAATAATTTTGGCTGTTTTTCAAATGCTTTTAGCAAATTATTCAACGTTTTAAGAGAATGTTTTATTTTCATTATTATGATTTGAAATCTTGACGTTAATTTGAGCCTTATCACACAAAGACTTTGGAAACAAAAATATTATAATTTTCCACAATTCAATATTATTTGAAAAAGAGTTTGCAATATTGGTCTTAATGGCTGTTTAAATTATGAGATTGATGGCTAAATCCTAAGCTGGAATTGGCTATATTTGCCCAACTAAATCGATATAGCTTTATGGAAGAATGCATCTCCGTATTTGATATGCTTAAAATTGGTGTTGGACCATCAAGTTCCCACACACTTGGACCTTGGC is part of the Flavobacterium sangjuense genome and harbors:
- a CDS encoding class I SAM-dependent methyltransferase, which produces MKIKHSLKTLNNLLKAFEKQPKLFRQIFRNVPTTCSAYEYSKSYKDVIPENDVIKTAHENPLWDYFQNHKEGHGIWKWEHYFDVYHKHFAKFIGKKVDVLEIGIYSGGSLEMWRSYFGDKCHIYGIDIEEACRQYENDYVSVFIGDQESKPFWDDFKTKVEGVDVLIDDGGHTPEQQQVTLEQMLQHIRPGGVYICEDIHGNFNKFSTYAAGLVNELNSMGNNSQFQSAIHSIHFYPYMLVIEKHAVKPKKLNAPKHGTIWQPFFIGTNNE